GTGGCAAACTCTCCAAACTGGCCGGTCCGGCCATCGTGAACGCTCAGTCCGAGGATCGTGAACGCAGATTCCGGTGATCGTGAACGCGTCGTCTCCCAAGTCAGGACTCATCGGAGCGAAGCGACGTGGTGGTGTCATCCTCCTCGAACGACGAAAGGTTCATGCCAACGGCCGTGAGATTCCGGACGTGAACGCCCGCCCGGCGAGGCGCCCTCGGAGCGAAGCGACGATGGTCAGCCTCGCATCATGTCAGGCATTCCGGACAGCCGCATCGTATCCGGTTCGGGGCTCGCGATAAAGGTCCCGTGTGGAGCCTGTGGGCGGCGCCCGGCCAGACCGCCCGCGACGACAGCGAGGCCGTCGACCGGGCGCCGTCCAAGGACCTCGTGGGCGCGCGGAGCGCGTCCATAGGTCCGGCAGGATCCACGCGGACGCGGGGCGGCGCCCGAGCTGAGGCGTCGAGCGGCGCCATCGTCATCGCGCCTCCGCCGCCGTGGGCAGCGTCAGGTCCCGCAAGTCCCGCATCGACGGGCCGGTGAGGGCGAGGCGATGGGCGTGGTGCAGGAGCCGCTCACAGATGGCGTCGCCCAGGGTCAAATCCCCGATCGCCGCGTGCCAGTCGGCGACCGGCAGTTGGCCGGCCACGAGCGTCGACCGGTGCTCAAGGCGGTCCTCGATCACTTCGAGGACGTCGCGCCGTTCGGCGTCGGTGAGCGGCGTGAGTAACCAGTCATCCAACGCCAGCAGATCGATCTTCGCCAGCCGCGCGAGGAAGCGGGCGTAGGAGCCGTCGCCGCGGCTGACCGCGAGCGCGTGCAGCAACCGCGGCGTCCGGTAGTAAATCGCCGTGAAGCCTTGGCGACAGGCGCTCTCCACGCAGGCCCGCACGAGAAAGCTCTTGCCAATTCCGGTCGGGCCCGTGATGACGAGATTCTCATGCGCGCGAATCCACGCGCCTGTCCCCAGGCTGAGCACGACCGCCCGGTTGAGGCCTCGCGGCCGTTCGAAGTCGACGTTCTCGAGCGAGGCGGTGCCGCGCAGTTGCGCCTGGCGCAGGCGACGGGCCAGCGCCCGCTGTTCTCGTGCGGTCCATTCGGCATCGACGAGTAAGCCGAGGCGCTCGTCGAAACTGAGCGCGGCATACTGCGACGATTCGCGCTGCCGCGTGAGCATCTGCGCGAAGGCGAAGAGCTTGAGGGCCTGGAGCTTCTGGAGGAGGGGCTGCGTCAGCATACGCCCCCCTTTCGGCGGTAGTAGGCCGCGCCGCGGATATTGCTGTGAAAGGGGAGGACCCGACGGGCCTCCTCCGCATCCGGCAACGGGACGCGATCCTGCCCATGGCGCAGGATGTTGTCGACGGTCCGATAGCTGTACGACCGCAGATGCTCGGCTCGGAGACAGGCGGCCTCCAGGCGATCCGCGTCGTGTCGTTCGCCCAGACGCAAGAGGCCGAGACACGCACGGAAGCCCTGTTCCGGGTGCGCCCGTTGTTCGAGGATCCCGGCCACGACCCGCCCCGTCGCCGGACCGGTGCGCGCGGCCCAGGCGATCACGCGCGCCGGCGTCCACTCCGCGTACTCGCGATGGCCGCGCGGCATATGATCCGCGTGCGTCGAGGCTTGGCCGCGTCCCGACAAACGGACGTGCGAGGCGACGCGTCGCCCCTTGAAGAAGATCTCGATCGTCGTGCTCGTCACGCGCGCTTCCACCTGTTCATGGACCAGCGCGTACGGCACGCTGTAGACGTTGTGGTCGAACGCGACGTGATAATCGATGTTCACGCGCAGCAGCGTCCAGGTGGCCAGTTCGAAGGGCTGCGTGGGAAGCGGTTTGAGCGCCGGCCGATCGAGGCGCTCGAAGAGCGCGCGTCGACTCTCGCCCACGCGACGCAGCGGCCGATCGTTGATCACCGCCACGCGTTCGCGAATCGCGGCGTTCAGGTCCTCGAG
This is a stretch of genomic DNA from Vicinamibacterales bacterium. It encodes these proteins:
- the istB gene encoding IS21-like element helper ATPase IstB, which codes for MLTQPLLQKLQALKLFAFAQMLTRQRESSQYAALSFDERLGLLVDAEWTAREQRALARRLRQAQLRGTASLENVDFERPRGLNRAVVLSLGTGAWIRAHENLVITGPTGIGKSFLVRACVESACRQGFTAIYYRTPRLLHALAVSRGDGSYARFLARLAKIDLLALDDWLLTPLTDAERRDVLEVIEDRLEHRSTLVAGQLPVADWHAAIGDLTLGDAICERLLHHAHRLALTGPSMRDLRDLTLPTAAEAR